In the genome of Helicobacter sp. 11S03491-1, one region contains:
- the ald gene encoding alanine dehydrogenase yields MIIGIPKETMNHEHRVGLIPSDVERLKKSNLKHQILVQKGLGEAIGFTDNMYQEAGAEIIADPKNVWEKSELLIKCKEPLEDEYHYLRKDMILYSFLDLAYSKELAQALVKSKVTSICGETIPGPKNNYPILAPMSEVAGKLAAQLVAEYFCTQKGGRGILIGGCAGVPPARVVVVGGGVVGMNAAKTLVGMGADVWVLDVDMHKVATHPLVIENKVKLLYASEEGIRTALNGADGIVGAVLVTATQTPKVIKREHLKLMNPGGVIVDVACDLGGCIETIHQTTHDNPTYFVDGILHYGVPNMPGVVARTSSICYSNESMPYVLSIANEGWREMLKMPGALMGLNAYDGKIGLKTVADAFGLPYVDAKTLIH; encoded by the coding sequence ATGATTATAGGTATTCCAAAAGAAACAATGAACCATGAACATAGGGTGGGGCTTATCCCTTCAGACGTAGAAAGATTGAAAAAATCCAATCTTAAACATCAAATTTTAGTGCAAAAAGGTTTGGGTGAGGCTATTGGCTTCACAGATAATATGTATCAAGAAGCCGGAGCAGAGATTATTGCAGATCCTAAAAATGTATGGGAAAAATCTGAATTGCTTATCAAATGTAAAGAGCCCTTAGAAGATGAATATCATTATTTGCGTAAAGATATGATTTTGTATAGCTTTTTGGATTTGGCATATTCAAAGGAATTAGCCCAAGCTTTGGTAAAATCAAAAGTAACTTCAATTTGCGGGGAAACGATACCGGGACCTAAAAATAATTATCCAATTTTAGCCCCTATGAGTGAAGTAGCCGGAAAGCTTGCTGCTCAACTTGTAGCAGAATATTTTTGCACCCAAAAAGGAGGCAGAGGTATTTTGATTGGTGGGTGTGCGGGTGTCCCTCCTGCTAGAGTTGTTGTAGTTGGAGGGGGTGTAGTGGGCATGAATGCTGCAAAAACTCTTGTAGGAATGGGGGCAGATGTATGGGTACTTGATGTTGATATGCATAAAGTAGCTACTCATCCATTGGTGATTGAGAATAAAGTTAAACTTCTTTATGCTTCTGAAGAAGGGATTAGAACAGCACTTAATGGCGCTGATGGTATTGTAGGAGCAGTTTTAGTAACAGCTACTCAAACCCCTAAAGTTATCAAGCGTGAGCATTTGAAATTAATGAATCCCGGTGGGGTGATTGTAGATGTAGCTTGTGATTTGGGAGGTTGTATTGAAACTATCCATCAAACTACACATGATAACCCTACTTATTTTGTAGATGGTATTTTGCACTACGGGGTGCCTAATATGCCCGGAGTTGTTGCGAGAACCTCAAGTATTTGTTATTCTAATGAGTCCATGCCTTATGTTTTAAGTATTGCTAATGAAGGTTGGAGAGAAATGCTTAAAATGCCTGGCGCTTTGATGGGGCTTAACGCTTATGATGGTAAAATTGGTCTCAAAACAGTCGCAGATGCTTTTGGGTTGCCTTATGTAGATGCAAAAACACTCATTCATTGA
- a CDS encoding amidohydrolase family protein: MMTRRKAIAGMGAVGLGISLGFGSEKKPQDKNILIKNAVVFDGYNQLKGLQDILIKNNKITQVAPGIKAPSDAQIIDIKGKFLMPGLLDAHWHTMLAAAPMSAYNLPDDGLLVAAAVKEAKKTVLRGFTTIRDMAGGVFGIKKAIDEKIISGPRIFPSGAFISQTAGHGDMKPITDAPTFYGGTQVPMEQRGDFVIADGVSEVLTAVRWQLKKGASQIKIGAGGGVISEFDPMDSLQFSPEEMKAAVQAASSWGTYVCAHVYSDVGINRAVDAGILSIEHGQLAGEKTIKKMADKGVWLSTQAMETNQYWPKPLSPKGAILDRKWRKVLQYAIKNKCNYAFGTDFLFSPHAASGQNYSLYLFSEVLGALDALRMATSGNAKLLGMSGERNPYIDGKIGVIQPGAWADLIVVDGNVLQDFKLIYEYEDKFHLIIKDGDVVKNILA; this comes from the coding sequence ATGATGACAAGAAGAAAAGCCATTGCAGGTATGGGGGCTGTAGGGTTAGGGATAAGTTTGGGTTTTGGATCTGAAAAAAAACCTCAAGATAAAAATATTTTAATTAAAAATGCCGTTGTTTTTGATGGATACAATCAATTAAAAGGACTTCAAGATATCTTAATTAAAAATAACAAGATCACACAAGTAGCTCCCGGTATCAAAGCTCCTTCTGATGCTCAGATAATAGACATCAAAGGGAAATTTTTAATGCCCGGTCTTTTAGATGCTCATTGGCATACGATGCTCGCAGCTGCTCCTATGAGTGCTTATAATTTACCTGATGACGGGTTATTGGTAGCTGCGGCTGTAAAAGAAGCTAAAAAAACAGTTTTAAGAGGCTTTACCACCATAAGAGATATGGCCGGAGGAGTATTTGGAATCAAAAAAGCTATTGATGAGAAAATCATTTCAGGACCCAGAATTTTCCCTAGTGGCGCATTTATATCCCAAACTGCAGGGCATGGGGATATGAAACCCATTACGGATGCCCCGACATTTTATGGAGGGACACAAGTGCCTATGGAGCAAAGAGGTGATTTTGTTATTGCTGATGGTGTGAGTGAAGTTTTAACAGCTGTGAGATGGCAACTCAAAAAAGGAGCCAGTCAGATTAAGATTGGTGCGGGGGGAGGAGTTATCAGTGAATTTGATCCGATGGATTCCCTCCAATTTAGCCCGGAAGAAATGAAAGCTGCTGTTCAAGCTGCCTCTAGCTGGGGAACTTATGTATGCGCTCATGTTTATTCGGATGTTGGGATTAATCGTGCTGTGGATGCAGGGATTTTATCAATTGAACATGGACAATTAGCCGGTGAAAAAACAATCAAAAAAATGGCAGATAAGGGAGTGTGGCTAAGCACTCAAGCAATGGAGACCAATCAATATTGGCCTAAACCTCTAAGTCCCAAAGGAGCAATTTTAGATCGTAAATGGAGAAAAGTCCTCCAATATGCAATCAAAAATAAATGTAATTATGCTTTTGGGACAGATTTTTTATTCTCACCTCATGCTGCAAGTGGTCAGAATTATAGTCTTTACCTCTTTTCGGAGGTTTTAGGCGCTTTAGATGCCCTCAGAATGGCAACTTCAGGAAATGCAAAATTACTTGGAATGAGTGGGGAAAGAAACCCTTATATAGATGGTAAGATAGGAGTTATCCAACCGGGAGCTTGGGCAGATTTGATTGTTGTTGATGGCAATGTACTCCAAGATTTCAAATTGATCTATGAATATGAAGATAAATTTCATCTGATTATCAAAGATGGTGATGTGGTTAAAAATATTCTTGCATAA
- a CDS encoding alanine/glycine:cation symporter family protein produces MGIENIGKFDFISVVSDFISNADNFIWGYYLVVLLLLAGIYYSFKLGFPQVVLTKDAFHVITERDANAKGNKDHISPYQALMISMGTRVGMGTIVGMAVAVVLGGPGAIFWIWVAAFLNGSIAIAENTLGQIYKSKDGGAFKGGPAYYLTKGLHAKKTAILYSVVTILIGWAFIGLYSYIIYSSFEAYPIAQTTNNLSIYIGICLAIFSGIMFFGGGRYIAKFTSYVTPFMAGLFLIIACISIGMHYTKTLYVIKEVFSSAFDFKTIFGGFAGSVVVIGIKRGLFANEAGLGSVPGASSSAHTSHPVKQGIVQAFCVFIDTVIATLTVFFILFSDVYTQGVTNASGERLTDMPLVQAAMKESFGIWGDYYITFLIVVLTATVIIGAYYVGQMNVKYLKDNPIVLFLYRVITIVIVYVGAQASSTLAWGTANVVMGIGATINIIAIFLLANVVKIALKDYVSQRKKGIEPTFNAKKLGIKNAECWDSDDGDRNKIIR; encoded by the coding sequence ATGGGAATAGAAAATATTGGAAAGTTTGATTTTATAAGCGTTGTTTCCGATTTTATAAGCAATGCAGATAATTTTATTTGGGGTTATTATTTAGTCGTACTTCTTCTTCTGGCCGGGATTTACTATAGTTTTAAGTTAGGTTTTCCTCAAGTGGTGCTCACAAAAGATGCCTTCCATGTCATCACAGAAAGAGACGCCAATGCCAAAGGCAACAAAGATCATATATCCCCCTATCAAGCCCTCATGATCTCCATGGGGACTCGAGTAGGGATGGGGACCATCGTAGGGATGGCTGTCGCTGTTGTGTTGGGAGGTCCCGGAGCTATATTTTGGATATGGGTGGCTGCTTTTTTAAACGGATCGATTGCTATTGCTGAGAATACTCTGGGACAAATTTATAAAAGCAAAGATGGAGGGGCATTTAAAGGCGGTCCTGCTTATTACTTGACCAAAGGACTCCACGCCAAAAAAACGGCTATTTTATATAGCGTGGTAACAATACTGATTGGATGGGCTTTTATTGGACTCTACAGTTACATTATTTATAGCTCCTTTGAAGCCTACCCTATAGCCCAAACAACAAATAATCTCAGTATTTATATAGGAATTTGTTTAGCCATATTTTCCGGCATTATGTTTTTTGGCGGGGGGCGTTATATTGCTAAATTTACAAGTTATGTTACTCCTTTTATGGCAGGACTTTTTCTTATTATTGCCTGTATCAGTATTGGTATGCACTACACCAAAACTCTGTATGTTATCAAAGAAGTTTTTTCAAGCGCCTTTGATTTTAAAACAATCTTTGGAGGATTCGCCGGAAGTGTGGTCGTTATCGGGATAAAAAGAGGACTTTTTGCCAATGAAGCAGGTTTAGGATCTGTCCCGGGAGCATCTTCATCAGCCCATACAAGCCATCCCGTCAAACAAGGTATCGTGCAAGCTTTTTGTGTGTTTATTGATACCGTCATTGCCACATTAACTGTATTTTTTATCCTTTTTAGCGACGTTTATACTCAAGGAGTTACAAACGCTTCCGGAGAAAGACTTACAGATATGCCTCTTGTGCAAGCGGCTATGAAAGAAAGTTTTGGGATATGGGGAGATTATTATATCACCTTCTTGATTGTTGTTTTAACAGCGACAGTTATCATTGGAGCCTATTATGTAGGACAAATGAATGTCAAATACCTCAAGGACAACCCTATTGTCTTGTTTTTGTATCGTGTGATTACTATTGTGATTGTTTATGTGGGGGCACAAGCCTCATCGACACTTGCTTGGGGAACAGCAAATGTCGTGATGGGTATTGGGGCAACTATTAACATCATCGCCATCTTTTTGCTGGCCAATGTAGTCAAAATTGCCCTCAAAGACTACGTTTCACAAAGGAAAAAGGGGATAGAACCCACCTTTAATGCCAAAAAACTCGGCATTAAAAATGCCGAATGCTGGGACAGTGATGATGGTGATCGAAATAAAATAATTAGATAA
- a CDS encoding amidase — protein sequence MNFNREKEIQKTLPTSPIWQWSATDVALGIRHQAISSTEATLSVLDRIEKINPKLNAIINLMKEKALKQAKQADDLIAQGIILSPLHGVPVTIKDNVDVKGERNTNGGIFKERICQGDSTIATNFNAAGCVTIGMTNLPEFAIRWFSENPLFGRTLNPWDDSLTPGGSSGGAAAAVGSGMCFIGHGNDIGGSIRYPAYACGVVGLRPTWGRIPQFDPSSPGGRTFASEFFSIEGPLARNVQDIRLGLEVLSKGSLYDQVWVPAPLTYDDCRIKRVALVTQIDGMEIQPSIKENLIKTAKWLQEDGYIVEEIKLPDFNIAAEVWGKILIAEKTTMIGHYIDDYGSKDVQQAWKGMVYGAPGAKDMREYMLGIAKRDELRRIYNEILDVYPVIMLPVSGKEPFKHGDDLRGDDYFKEVIMPAQIPLLALVCLNYPSMSVPTGLKDGHIPQGVQLFASDYRADLCLQVAEDIERHAKMPFKFD from the coding sequence ATGAATTTTAATCGAGAAAAAGAAATACAAAAAACTCTTCCAACCTCCCCTATTTGGCAGTGGAGTGCCACAGATGTCGCACTGGGCATCAGGCATCAAGCCATTAGCTCTACAGAGGCTACTCTCAGCGTGCTTGACAGAATAGAAAAAATCAACCCCAAACTCAATGCTATTATCAACTTGATGAAAGAAAAAGCACTCAAACAGGCTAAACAAGCTGATGATCTCATCGCTCAAGGCATTATTCTCTCTCCATTACATGGCGTCCCTGTAACTATCAAAGATAACGTAGATGTCAAAGGAGAAAGAAACACTAACGGAGGGATTTTCAAAGAGAGAATTTGCCAAGGTGACAGCACCATTGCTACTAATTTTAATGCTGCAGGATGTGTAACCATCGGAATGACCAATCTTCCTGAGTTTGCTATCAGGTGGTTTAGCGAAAACCCTCTTTTTGGAAGGACACTCAACCCATGGGATGACTCTCTCACACCCGGGGGAAGCAGTGGGGGGGCTGCTGCAGCAGTAGGGAGCGGGATGTGTTTTATCGGGCATGGGAATGATATAGGGGGATCTATCCGTTACCCGGCTTATGCTTGTGGCGTGGTAGGATTGCGACCTACATGGGGCAGAATCCCCCAATTTGATCCAAGCAGTCCCGGAGGGAGAACATTTGCAAGCGAGTTTTTTTCTATTGAAGGACCTTTGGCAAGAAATGTCCAAGATATCCGATTGGGTCTGGAAGTCCTCTCCAAAGGCAGTCTTTATGATCAAGTTTGGGTCCCTGCCCCACTCACTTATGATGATTGCAGGATTAAAAGAGTCGCCCTGGTAACTCAAATTGATGGGATGGAAATTCAACCGTCCATCAAAGAAAATCTTATCAAGACAGCTAAATGGCTTCAAGAAGATGGTTATATTGTCGAAGAAATCAAACTTCCGGATTTTAATATCGCTGCGGAAGTATGGGGTAAGATCCTTATTGCCGAGAAAACAACCATGATAGGTCATTATATTGATGATTATGGATCAAAAGATGTACAACAAGCTTGGAAGGGAATGGTGTATGGAGCCCCGGGCGCAAAAGATATGCGTGAATATATGTTAGGGATTGCTAAAAGAGATGAGCTTAGAAGAATTTATAATGAAATCTTAGATGTTTATCCTGTAATTATGCTGCCTGTATCAGGCAAAGAACCCTTCAAACATGGGGATGATTTAAGGGGCGATGATTATTTCAAAGAAGTTATTATGCCTGCACAAATCCCCTTGCTTGCCCTTGTATGTCTCAATTATCCCAGCATGAGTGTCCCTACGGGACTTAAAGATGGACATATCCCTCAAGGTGTGCAACTTTTTGCTTCTGATTACCGAGCTGATTTATGCTTGCAAGTAGCAGAAGATATTGAACGCCATGCGAAAATGCCTTTCAAGTTTGATTAA
- a CDS encoding proline dehydrogenase family protein: MDQLVSKSLQLAETLQEKITQNISSVEKKFHKKMQKLLENPKNKVMLIELLDRSFRCFDNKARFNEIEYILGKYGIADFFSAYEKFLLMAFLSAGKLAPNMSVPFFVNYIREDTKTMVLDEEKSKLDAHIIKRDAQGITLNVNLIGEEVLGEAESHYRMHKYEDALKSKHIKYISIKITTIFSQINIIDFEYSKSEVVKRLDALYSIAQEYEKNHGVEKFINLDMEEFRDLELTVAAFMESIEKFDINAGIVLQAYIPDSLMYLEKLHAFSKERVKSGKPAIKIRFVKGANMESEETIASQKDWALPTFDKKMDTDSNYNKMLDFVLKGDNYKYIKIGIASHNIFEIAYAYTRIYEKGAQDSFTFEMLEGMSLQASYELSHMHKLILYAPVCNEEHFNNAIAYLVRRLDENTSEDNFMRYFFNLKVGSKNWEIQKQLFLDSLANVAKLDNSTHRTQNRLLPQSGKSTYDHKTFSNESDTDFILAHNREWAKNIKDKYQNLSPLEIYPIAGDKLEVEGMKKVEIFDKIVNKKIATIHNANEKAIKQVLNIAKEDNSGFSKMDSHKIHKLLSQVAQKLREKRGDLIGIAALEVGKTYAETDAEVSEAIDFLEFYPYSLQTLKDQNPQTNFAPRGIGVVIAPWNFPVGISAGTIAAPLAAGNRVIYKPSSLSGVTGYLLCECFWEAGIPKDALIYLPAKGSDISKYLLTDEAISFSVLTGGEDTAYRMLEANPALLLSAETGGKNATIVSKMADRDQAIKNIIHSAFSNSGQKCSATSLLILEEEVYNDENFKKTFIDAAQSMAVGDPFVFKNKIGTLADKVNDKVQKAIDSKEDYEEWLIEPSFENKNPYLMKPAIKYGTKEGDYTHKTELFVPILSVMCAKDLPHAISLANATGYGLTSALESLDEREWDYYVEHIEAGNIYINKPTTGAIVLRQPFGGIKKSAIGFGRKVGIFNYVTQFMNISQKTPDANLLSCPISKKLEQFTQSTGLNKEQQEALKTIVAMAKSYAYHHKHEFETKKDYVNIRGEDNLFSYTKVKSIGYRVTKEDNLVDIMGVIIGANTCQIPLTISIDSRESNPYFVFIEQNLTKMGLKATIHYESSEEFAKQISSFGRVRYFAKPDKEDNLYQAGAANAIIIASSKPLINGRFELLYYHLEKSVSISYHRYGNLGARALQKGVQKT; this comes from the coding sequence ATGGATCAACTAGTCTCTAAATCGCTTCAATTAGCAGAAACATTGCAAGAAAAAATTACTCAAAATATTTCTTCGGTAGAAAAAAAATTCCATAAAAAGATGCAAAAACTTTTAGAAAATCCTAAAAATAAAGTAATGCTCATTGAATTACTGGATAGGAGTTTTCGATGTTTTGACAACAAAGCCAGGTTTAATGAAATTGAATATATTTTAGGTAAATATGGAATTGCAGACTTTTTTTCCGCTTATGAAAAGTTTCTTTTAATGGCTTTTCTCTCTGCGGGGAAACTTGCACCTAATATGAGTGTGCCTTTCTTTGTAAATTATATTCGAGAAGATACCAAAACTATGGTATTAGATGAAGAAAAATCAAAACTTGATGCCCATATCATCAAAAGAGATGCCCAAGGCATCACTCTGAATGTCAATCTTATTGGAGAAGAAGTTTTGGGCGAAGCTGAATCTCACTACCGCATGCATAAATATGAAGATGCTCTAAAATCCAAGCATATCAAATACATTTCTATCAAAATCACTACAATTTTTTCACAAATTAATATCATTGATTTTGAATACTCAAAATCCGAAGTAGTCAAAAGATTAGATGCTCTCTATAGTATCGCTCAAGAATATGAGAAAAACCATGGTGTAGAGAAATTTATCAACTTAGACATGGAAGAGTTCAGGGACTTGGAATTAACAGTAGCTGCCTTTATGGAATCTATTGAAAAATTTGACATCAATGCAGGGATTGTTTTGCAAGCTTATATCCCTGATTCATTGATGTATCTGGAAAAACTCCATGCCTTTTCAAAAGAAAGGGTCAAATCCGGCAAACCTGCCATTAAAATCCGTTTCGTCAAGGGTGCCAATATGGAATCTGAAGAAACCATTGCTTCCCAAAAAGACTGGGCACTTCCCACTTTTGACAAAAAAATGGATACAGACTCCAACTATAACAAAATGCTTGATTTTGTCTTAAAAGGCGATAACTATAAATATATCAAGATTGGTATTGCTTCTCATAATATCTTTGAGATCGCTTATGCCTATACAAGAATCTATGAAAAAGGCGCTCAAGATAGCTTCACCTTTGAAATGCTGGAAGGAATGAGTTTGCAAGCATCTTATGAGCTTAGCCATATGCACAAACTTATTCTTTATGCGCCTGTTTGCAATGAAGAACATTTTAATAATGCCATTGCTTACCTGGTCCGAAGACTTGATGAAAATACCAGTGAAGATAACTTTATGAGATATTTTTTCAATCTCAAAGTAGGATCAAAAAATTGGGAAATTCAAAAACAACTCTTCCTAGACTCCTTGGCAAATGTCGCGAAGCTTGACAATTCTACCCATAGAACACAAAATCGTCTCCTCCCGCAAAGTGGCAAAAGCACTTATGATCACAAAACTTTTAGCAATGAAAGTGATACAGACTTCATCCTTGCTCACAACAGAGAATGGGCAAAAAATATTAAAGATAAATATCAAAATCTCTCTCCTTTAGAAATTTATCCGATTGCCGGAGACAAGCTTGAAGTTGAAGGCATGAAAAAAGTAGAAATATTTGACAAGATTGTCAATAAAAAAATTGCCACTATCCATAATGCGAACGAAAAAGCAATCAAACAAGTCCTCAACATCGCCAAAGAAGATAATAGCGGGTTCTCAAAAATGGATTCACATAAAATCCACAAGCTCCTCTCCCAAGTCGCACAAAAATTGCGTGAAAAAAGAGGTGATCTCATCGGTATAGCAGCTCTAGAAGTAGGCAAAACCTATGCAGAAACGGATGCAGAAGTCAGTGAAGCCATTGATTTTCTGGAATTTTATCCCTACAGCCTTCAAACCCTCAAAGATCAAAACCCACAAACAAATTTCGCCCCTAGAGGTATCGGGGTAGTGATCGCCCCATGGAATTTCCCTGTAGGTATCTCAGCAGGAACTATAGCAGCTCCTCTGGCAGCAGGGAATCGTGTAATATACAAACCCTCAAGCTTATCTGGTGTTACAGGTTATTTATTGTGTGAATGTTTCTGGGAAGCAGGCATCCCAAAAGATGCCCTCATCTATCTCCCCGCAAAAGGATCTGATATTAGCAAATATCTTTTGACAGATGAAGCTATCAGTTTCTCTGTCCTTACAGGTGGGGAAGATACTGCTTATAGAATGCTTGAAGCCAATCCTGCCCTCCTCCTCAGCGCAGAAACAGGAGGCAAGAATGCCACTATTGTTAGCAAAATGGCAGATAGAGACCAAGCTATCAAAAATATTATTCATTCAGCCTTTAGTAATTCAGGTCAAAAATGCTCCGCTACTTCCTTGCTTATTTTAGAAGAAGAAGTTTATAACGATGAAAACTTTAAGAAAACCTTTATTGATGCCGCTCAAAGCATGGCAGTAGGCGATCCTTTTGTTTTCAAAAACAAAATAGGCACTCTGGCAGACAAAGTTAATGACAAAGTCCAAAAAGCTATTGACTCCAAAGAAGATTATGAAGAGTGGCTGATTGAACCAAGTTTTGAAAACAAAAATCCTTACCTTATGAAACCGGCTATCAAGTATGGCACAAAAGAAGGAGACTATACTCACAAAACAGAACTTTTTGTACCTATCCTCTCTGTTATGTGCGCCAAAGACCTTCCCCATGCTATCTCTTTGGCAAATGCTACAGGTTATGGACTAACAAGCGCGTTAGAATCTTTGGATGAACGTGAATGGGATTATTATGTTGAACATATTGAAGCAGGGAATATCTATATTAACAAGCCCACAACAGGCGCTATTGTATTGCGCCAGCCCTTTGGCGGGATCAAAAAATCAGCCATTGGTTTTGGACGCAAAGTAGGGATATTTAACTATGTAACACAATTTATGAATATTTCTCAAAAAACCCCTGATGCTAACCTCTTGAGTTGCCCTATTTCCAAAAAACTGGAACAATTTACGCAATCTACAGGTCTCAACAAAGAGCAACAAGAAGCACTCAAAACAATTGTTGCTATGGCAAAAAGTTATGCTTATCATCATAAGCATGAATTTGAAACCAAAAAAGACTATGTTAATATCCGTGGTGAAGACAACTTATTCTCTTATACAAAAGTCAAATCTATCGGGTATCGTGTTACCAAAGAAGACAATTTGGTCGATATTATGGGCGTGATTATAGGGGCGAATACATGTCAAATCCCTCTTACTATAAGCATTGATTCCAGAGAAAGCAACCCTTATTTTGTTTTTATAGAACAAAATCTCACTAAAATGGGGCTCAAAGCCACTATCCATTACGAAAGTTCGGAAGAATTTGCAAAACAAATCTCTTCATTTGGACGTGTGCGATATTTTGCCAAACCGGACAAAGAAGACAACCTTTATCAAGCCGGCGCAGCTAATGCAATTATCATTGCCTCTTCAAAACCCCTTATCAATGGTCGTTTTGAGTTACTCTATTATCATTTGGAAAAATCTGTTAGTATATCTTATCATCGATATGGTAATCTCGGTGCTAGAGCTCTACAAAAAGGAGTTCAAAAAACATAA
- the putP gene encoding sodium/proline symporter PutP — MNLETVVLSFPIIATFIIYALVMLFIGFYFYSKNKTTEDYFLGNRSLGPFVSALSAGASDMSGWLMMGLPGALYVGGLAESYIAIGLSIGAFINWSFVAKRLRVYTSVIANSITIPDYFETRFSDDKHILRIISAFVILVFFTIYISSGLVGGAKLFEATFGIQYNYALIVGTLIIVAYTFFGGYKAVCWTDLIQGLLMMGALVVVPCVMLYHLGGIGEATALIRDIKPQALSFSTGVSLLGVISSMAWGLGYFGQPHILVRFMSIRSIKEIPTATTIGISWMVISLIGACVLGFLGIAYIQKFNISLNDPEKIFIVMSQLLFNPWIAGILLSAILAAIMSTASSQLLVSSSTIAEDFYKKMFNQEASPKKVMFFSRIAVLIVACVAFFISTDKTSSVLHIVAYAWAGFGASFGSVILFSLFWSRMTRMGAIAGMIVGAVVVVVYKNFLSQHFGIYEIIPGFVCASLAIIIVSLLQPVRKGTKEAFETMLKEIRIQH, encoded by the coding sequence ATGAATTTAGAAACCGTTGTTTTAAGTTTCCCAATTATTGCGACTTTCATCATTTATGCGTTGGTGATGCTTTTTATTGGATTTTATTTTTACAGCAAAAACAAAACAACGGAGGATTATTTTTTAGGTAACCGCTCATTAGGTCCTTTTGTCAGCGCTCTTTCAGCCGGAGCTTCAGACATGAGCGGGTGGCTCATGATGGGATTACCCGGCGCATTATATGTCGGGGGTCTGGCTGAGAGTTATATTGCCATTGGTTTGAGTATTGGCGCTTTTATCAATTGGTCTTTTGTAGCCAAAAGATTACGTGTTTATACAAGCGTCATTGCCAACTCCATTACAATCCCTGATTATTTCGAAACAAGATTTTCCGATGACAAGCATATCTTAAGGATTATTTCTGCATTTGTTATTTTGGTATTTTTCACTATTTATATTTCTTCAGGACTTGTAGGAGGGGCGAAACTTTTTGAAGCTACTTTTGGTATCCAATACAACTATGCTTTAATCGTAGGGACGTTAATCATTGTAGCTTACACATTTTTTGGAGGGTATAAGGCAGTTTGTTGGACAGATTTGATTCAAGGGCTTTTGATGATGGGAGCGCTTGTAGTTGTACCTTGTGTAATGCTTTATCATTTAGGCGGGATAGGAGAGGCTACCGCACTAATCAGAGATATCAAGCCCCAAGCCCTTTCTTTTAGCACAGGCGTGAGTCTTTTGGGGGTGATTTCTTCCATGGCATGGGGATTGGGCTATTTTGGGCAACCTCATATCCTCGTGCGCTTTATGTCTATCCGATCTATCAAGGAGATCCCCACAGCGACAACCATTGGGATCTCATGGATGGTTATTAGTTTGATTGGGGCTTGTGTGTTAGGATTTTTGGGTATTGCCTATATTCAAAAGTTCAATATCTCACTCAATGATCCTGAAAAAATATTTATCGTGATGAGTCAGTTGCTTTTCAACCCTTGGATTGCAGGGATTCTACTGAGTGCGATATTAGCTGCTATTATGAGCACAGCAAGTTCGCAACTTCTGGTTTCTTCCTCGACCATTGCGGAAGATTTTTATAAAAAAATGTTCAATCAAGAAGCTTCTCCCAAAAAGGTAATGTTCTTTTCGCGTATTGCTGTTTTGATCGTAGCTTGTGTGGCGTTTTTTATCTCTACAGATAAAACTTCAAGCGTATTGCATATCGTAGCTTATGCATGGGCAGGATTTGGAGCAAGCTTTGGTAGTGTTATTTTATTCTCACTTTTTTGGTCACGTATGACTAGAATGGGGGCTATTGCGGGCATGATTGTTGGAGCAGTAGTCGTTGTTGTGTATAAAAATTTTCTCTCTCAACATTTTGGAATTTATGAAATTATTCCCGGATTTGTTTGTGCAAGTCTCGCTATTATTATCGTGAGTTTGTTGCAACCCGTTCGAAAAGGCACAAAAGAAGCCTTTGAAACCATGTTGAAAGAAATTCGTATCCAACATTAA